In Manduca sexta isolate Smith_Timp_Sample1 chromosome 23, JHU_Msex_v1.0, whole genome shotgun sequence, one DNA window encodes the following:
- the LOC115449420 gene encoding transcription elongation factor S-II produces MSVEEDVMKIQKKLTKMTSDDGTGQEEALELLKHLQTMAINLDVLTKTRIGMTVNALRKSSKDEEVISLCKTLIKNWKKFLSTPGTPSKDNGSSSKSKKEGKDKDRKDEKEKDKKLPASFPPQSNTTDAVRLKCRELLTQALKATGEAPNACATPEELAEELEESIFAEFKNTDMRYKNRVRSRVANLKDPKNPTLRTNFLNGVISATRLAKMTPEEMASDEMKKLREKFIKEAIDDAQLATVQGTKTEMLKCGKCKKKNCTYNQLQTRSSDEPMTTFVLCNECGNRWKFC; encoded by the exons atgagTGTGGAAGAAGATGTAATGAAGATACAAAAAAAGCTTACAAAAATGACATCGGATGATGGCACG GGACAGGAAGAAGCTTTGGAACTTTTAAAACATCTCCAAACAATGGCAATAAATCTAGACGTCCTAACCAAGACGAGAATAGGCATGACAGTCAACGCTTTGCGTAAATCGAGTAAGGATGAGGAGGTGATATCTCTATGTAAAACTCTGATCAAAAATtggaaaaagtttttatcaacaCCCGGCACACCATCAAAAGACAACGGCAGCTCATCTAAATCTAAAAAAGAAGGGAAAGATAAAGACAGAAAAGATGAGAAGGAGAAAGATAAGAAGCTCCCGGCGTCATTTCCACCGCAGTCCAACACCACTGATGCTGTCAGGTTGAAATGCCGCGAACTATTAACACAAGCGCTGAAAGCAACAGGGGAGGCACCGAATGCTTGTGCAACACCGGAAGAACTTGCTGAGGAATTGGAGGAAAGTATTTTTgctgaatttaaaaatacagatatgagatataaaaatagagtGCGCTCCCGTGTTGCAAACTTAAAGGATCCCAAGAATCCAACTTTGCGAACAAATTTCTTAAATGGGGTCATCTCCGCTACTCGTCTCGCTAAAATGACTCCTGAAGAAATGGCCAGTGATGAAATGAAAAAGTTAAGGGAGAAATTCATAAAGGAAGCAATTGATGATGCTCAACTTGCCACAGTACAAGGAACCAAGACAGAGATGCTCAAGTGTGGCAAGTGCAAAAAGAAGAACTGCACCTACAACCAGCTACAAACTCGAAGTTCTGATGAACCTATGACCACCTTTGTGCTTTGCAATGAATGCGGGAATCGCTGGAAATTCTGTTAA
- the LOC115449419 gene encoding zinc finger protein Xfin, translated as MLQQMSSPSSAQLGEVATIVRTFEGRVCGDVSSGASSDAAEDFELPHCKIRRNYSCMKCTYYTQNPRAYLMHTRDVHFVRLKIFDCPHCLYASRHYQKLVRHMKMVHGGSTSETSAKIEQEVPTPVCDTVDVSERMEDMVEEIEDNEDIQIDVDEINEEQLERSDDADVEIERIPDRSALDTPKNKGNFFSCDKCNYVTHLRARFTKHVKYHSMPMIKCTTCDFRTPYKWNLDRHMKNHGGSGSFNCSMCNFTADIKQSLTVHEMNHHTPPVGCTVASRRRNRVGASDLALAEAANALLPKEEEGSSDSRSSHSASEMGHQYSEKDIIASNSDSNDASISETGLKEQLSDHTQSNNPNTHDSSQKQCKKTPRPIPQLIPLNASTPNQSKTSPGEPPAKKFKESTIETINTNTESKSDCQPLVPLINAKETGTRKKNESFFDRLKERLLTETGENGSLTCKNCGFESKCLSEHSVHEKNCSSLGNRTTTNTLMSSLSSTRCQNCRHRCKSSADLLVHMKTCRKAVKTEDATYEDPKSLENSQMTSKLEKETEPHPMENVVFVWNNINHDTSKFDTPLDININDDSTLPEMTRIYENDTVDDNESMNLSPSQAVGKNVFKCPHCPFWASTASRFHVHIVGHLNKKPFECSLCKYKSNWRWDITKHIKLKSARDPEHNVAKVLMTDETGRRNYSKYSKFLAMPVLNDNGENEFHYLDSNTTVDASMEVDESFSDANDATNTSTEMQPLNLQTQHTELKTDLLDMRHADSKKAKKTLWKCKKCNYRDPSKEALLEHVREHSRVEGNEDDPKKKPENTPDPSDLAYRCGHCNQLSNWKHVIQRHCRLKHEGVIKVITTVKPKPDPSATNDSNNDRCPKCPYRASDKNVLLTHIQQHQPSSHTIFKCYFCPYYVKEEYELAQHLQIHGVTDPEDYISKAMGCRSPLADTPTILPQAIHSGSTKRHRCTECPYETNSKSQFMYHEQFHRLPPDTPYKCPECNYSVSKRHLLHQHLRVHGIIPKKNETEAELEATPSSQKIDNSNEVSINNLDEIPFVWVSAKNEFHKMYKCRYCSYVNSQKCKIPNHEKIHCFTFENSDVTVYKCLECKFTCDNSVRLAEHSKSHGEIYGRIYCPVEDDIPDEEQVSKLRKVIELEKSNFAEVTPKEEYTINENKEIKVLHFCANCPARYFTESELKVHESLHESSYTYRCKHCDFAVPEEDELVLHNIVHSDEYHTKTKMLKFVHNLHPAYKEPRLELVHCQDTLEVAWVVSAIKNNESEHNIEMTIKKHEPKHAPKQYLCKECPAKFFKSSALSYHVSLHGGEGEHKCKKCSYAVKNVGNLAKHELLHEQENKVSNCDYESGEDMDYKNVPLSGTDLFQRKTEAQKRVLIDKDKLVKPNDHFPPVLQADPQFGYLMHGNPEFIYPTYLKNGRQKEKRYKCHKCPSAFEKREQYKIHLSLHGSKQRYKCELCDYSVKYYANYVQHMRKHQMNDEAQAERKKGCSGFSESESHDIKQEDSSDNIKLAIKTMPKGTPRSDFQQFSIRDQQTLRLLQRRRSINNSGKETNTSEPSPIKERKLHMCLLCPYTNQRQDALSNHYKRHDDIDVLTSGNHKCSYCDLVVVQSHFLREHLKTHFNYHKTLTPECFVANEDVSFTITRMDETSEPVDLKLDFQNMNYKCNEKEKFFVKMNTGELLVE; from the exons ATGCTCCAGCAGATGTCCTCGCCGTCGAGCGCACAATTAGGCGAGGTCGCGACTATCGTGCGCACCTTCGAAGGCCGCGTCTGCGGCGACGTGTCTTCGGGGGCCTCTTCGGATGCTGCCGAAGATTTTGAATTGCCGCACTGCAAGATAAGAAGAAACTATAGCTGCATGAAGTGCACTTATTACACGCAAAATCCGCGCGCTTATCTTATGCACACACGCGACGTTCACTTCGTAAGACTGAAGATTTTTGATTGTCCACATTGCTTATACGCTTCGAGACACTACCAGAAATTAGTGAGGCACATGAAAATGGTTCACGGAGGATCAACTTCAGAGACATCTGCTAAAATAGAACAAGAAGTTCCAACGCCGGTATGCGACACCGTAGATGTGTCGGAACGTATGGAAGACATGGTGGAAGAAATCGAAGACAATGAAGACATTCAGATAGATGTGGATGAAATTAATGAAGAGCAACTAGAGCGTTCTGATGATGCTGATGTCGAAATTGAGAGAATCCCTGACCGAAGTGCATTAGATACACcaaaaaataaaggaaatttcTTCTCGTGTGACAAGTGCAATTATGTGACACATTTACGCGCAAGGTTCACCAAACATGTTAAATATCATTCTATGCCGATGATCAAGTGCACTACATGTGATTTTCGCACACCGTATAAATGGAACTTGGATCGTCACATGAAAAACCACGGCGGGAGTGGAAGTTTCAACTGCTCTATGTGCAATTTCACAGCGGACATCAAACAAAGTTTAACAGTTCACGAAATGAATCATCACACGCCGCCAGTGGGCTGCACTGTCGCAAGTCGCCGCCGCAATCGCGTCGGCGCGAGCGACCTAGCCCTCGCCGAAGCGGCCAACGCGCTGCTCCCTAAGGAGGAAGAAGGGAGCAGCGATTCACGATCCTCGCATTCGGCCTCG gaaATGGGCCACCAATATTCAGAAAAAGATATTATAGCGTCAAACAGTGACTCCAATGATGCGTCAATATCAGAAACTGGATTAAAAGAACAGTTGTCAGATCACACACAGTCAAATAACCCAAACACTCACGATTCATCGCAAAAACAATGTAAGAAAACTCCAAGACCCATTCCTCAGCTTATACCACTTAATGCATCAACACCTAATCAAAGTAAAACTTCGCCCGGGGAACCACCTGCAAAAAAATTCAAAGAGTCAACAATTGaaacaattaatacaaatacaGAGAGCAAATCAGATTGCCAACCACTTGTACCATTGATAAATGCAAAAGAAACGGGAACTCGAAAGAAAAATGAATCATTTTTTGATCGACTAAAAGAAAGGTTACTCACCGAAACTGGCGAAAATGGTTCGTTAACATGCAAAAACTGCGGCTTTGAAAGTAAATGCTTATCAGAACACTCTGTACATGAAAAAAATTGTTCTTCATTAGGAAACCGCACTACTACAAACACATTAATGTCTAGTTTAAGTTCAACACGTTGTCAGAACTGTAGACACAGATGCAAATCAAGCGCAGATTTACTTGTACACATGAAAACGTGCAGAAAAGCCGTAAAAACCGAAGACGCAACGTACGAAGATCCTAAAAGTCTGGAAAATAGTCAAATGACTTCGAAACTGGAAAAAGAAACAGAACCACATCCAATGGAAAACGTAGTTTTTGTTTGGAACAATATAAATCACGACACTTCCAAATTTGATACACCGTTGGATATCAATATTAATGATGATTCTACGCTACCAGAAATGACAAGAATTTATGAAAATGACACAGTTGATGATAACGAAAGCATGAATTTATCACCAAGTCAAGCTGTTgggaaaaatgtatttaaatgtccGCATTGTCCATTCTGGGCCTCTACAGCATCCAGATTTCATGTTCATATTGTTGGACATTTAAATAAGAAGCCGTTTGAATGTTCTTTGTGCAAATATAAGTCTAACTGGCGATGGGACATAACGAAACATATTAAACTGAAATCTGCCAGAGACCCTGAGCATAATGTTGCCAAAGTGCTAATGACCGACGAAACTGGTAGAagaaattatagtaaatatagCAAGTTTTTAGCAATGCCGGTTTTAAATGACAATGGTGAGAATGAATTTCATTACTTAGATTCAAACACAACTGTTGATGCTTCGATGGAAGTCGATGAGTCGTTCAGTGACGCGAACGACGCGACTAACACATCAACCGAAATGCAACCACTCAATCTCCAGACACAACATACCGAACTCAAAACTGATCTATTGGATATGAGACACGCTGACAGTAAAAAAGCGAAAAAAACATTATggaaatgtaaaaaatgtaattaccg AGATCCATCAAAAGAGGCTCTGTTAGAGCATGTACGAGAACACTCGAGAGTAGAGGGTAACGAAGATGACCCAAAAAAGAAACCTGAAAACACACCAGATCCTTCAGACTTGGCATACCGGTGCGGTCACTGCAATCAGTTGTCAAACTGGAAACACGTAATACAG cgCCATTGCCGATTGAAGCATGAAGGTGTCATTAAAGTAATAACTACAGTCAAACCAAAACCGGATCCATCAGCCACGAATGACTCAAATAATGACAGATGCCCGAAATGCCCATACCGAGCAAGCGATAAGAATGTTCTTTTAACTCATATACAACAACATCAGCCATCTTCTCATACTATATTCAAGTGCTACTTCTGTCCGTACTATGTTAAAGAAGAATATGAATTAGCACAACACTTGCAAATTCACGGTGTCACGGATCCAGAAGACTATATTTCTAAAGCCATGGGATGCAGATCACCCTTGGCTGATACGCCAACTATTCTACCTCAGGCGATCCACTCAGGTAGTACTAAAAGGCACAGATGCACAGAATGTCCTTATGAGACTAATAGTAAATCCCAATTTATGTATCATGAACAGTTCCATAGACTGCCCCCGGACACTCCCTACAAATGTCCCGAGTGTAACTACAGTGTATCCAAACGACACTTACTTCACCAACATTTAAGAGTACATGGTATTATACCGAAGAAAAATGAAACAGAGGCAGAATTGGAAGCCACACCATCGTCTCAAAAAATAGATAACAGTAATGAAGTATCTATCAACAACCTAGATGAAATACCGTTTGTATGGGTTTCGGCAAAAAATGAATtccataaaatgtataaatgtcGTTACTGTTCATATGTAAATTCCCAAAAGTGTAAAATACCCAATCATGAAAAAATTCACTGTTTCACTTTTGAAAATAGTGATGTGACGGTGTACAAGTGTTTGGAATGTAAATTTACATGCGATAACTCGGTAAGATTAGCCGAACATTCCAAATCGCATGGTGAAATATACGGACGAATTTATTGTCCAGTTGAAGATGATATTCCCGATGAAGAACAAGTTTCAAAATTACGTAAAGTAATTGAACTTGAAAAATCTAATTTTGCAGAAGTTACACCTAAAGAAGaatatacaataaatgaaaacaagGAAATAAAAGTTTTACACTTTTGTGCGAATTGCCCAGCCAGATATTTTACTGAAAGTGAATTAAAAGTGCACGAGAGTCTCCACGAATCATCTTATACATATAGATGTAAACATTGCGATTTCGCAGTACCAGAAGAAGATGAACTAGTGTTACATAATATAGTGCACTCCGATGAATACcatactaaaacaaaaatgctTAAATTTGTCCATAACTTGCATCCTGCATATAAAGAGCCTCGTTTGGAACTAGTTCATTGCCAAGATACCTTAGAAGTAGCGTGGGTAGTAAGTGCTATCAAGAATAATGAAAGTGaacataatattgaaatgaCTATTAAGAAACACGAGCCAAAACATGCACCTAAACAATACTTATGCAAAGAATGTCCTGCCAAATTTTTCAAGAGTTCTGCATTAAGTTACCACGTGAGTTTACATGGAGGAGAAGGAGAACACAAGTGTAAAAAATGTTCGTACGCTGTAAAGAACGTCGGAAATTTAGCAAAACACGAACTCCTACATGAACAAGAGAACAAAGTAAGCAATTGCGATTATGAATCCGGCGAAGATATGGACTATAAAAATGTTCCGCTCTCAGGAACCGACTTATTTCAGAGAAAAACTGAAGCTCAAAAAAGAGTATTAATCGATAAAGATAAGTTGGTTAAACCCAATGATCATTTTCCACCAGTACTTCAAGCCGACCCACAATTCGGATATCTTATGCATGGTAATCCAGAATTCATATAcccaacatatttaaaaaatggacgCCAAAAAGAAAAACGCTACAAATGTCACAAATGTCCTTCCGCATTCGAAAAAAGGGAGCAATATAAAATCCACCTATCTTTGCACGGATCCAAACAGCGATATAAATGTGAACTCTGTGATTactctgtaaaatattatgcgAATTATGTGCAACACATGAGGAAACACCAAATGAATGACGAAGCTCAAGCAGAAAGAAAAAAAGGGTGTAGTGGTTTTTCAGAATCTGAAAGCCACGACATTAAACAGGAAGATAGTTCTGATAATATAAAGCTAGCTATTAAAACAATGCCAAAGGGAACACCTAGAAGTGACTTTCAACAATTTTCGATAAGGGACCAACAAACACTTCGATTATTACAGCGTAGACGATCTATAAATAATTCTGGAAAAGAGACAAACACGTCAGAACCATCCCCAATAAAGGAACGCAAACTACATATGTGTTTATTATGCCCGTACACAAACCAACGACAAGATGCCTTAAGCAACCACTACAAACGCCACGATGATATCGATGTACTAACTTCGGGCAATCATAAATGTTCTTACTGTGACTTGGTGGTCGTCCAGTCTCACTTTCTACGAGAACATTTGAAAACACATTTCAACTATCACAAAACTCTAACTCCTGAATGTTTTGTAGCAAACGAAGACGTCAGCTTTACCATAACAAGAATGGACGAAACAAGTGAGCCAGTTGATCTCAAATTAGATTttcaaaatatgaattataagtGCAATGAAAAGGAGAAATTTTTTGTCAAAATGAACACAGGAGAATTATTGgtagaataa